The Flavipsychrobacter sp. genome contains the following window.
GTATTACTATTGATATATCAGGCATGTTCTGCAAAAATAGGGAAATTACTCTGCCTGCATACTTGGTGGCATTGGTCCATTCTTTTTAGCTGTAGCTGCTGCTATGAGCGAAAATATAGCCCCTACGATCATATACATAAGCATTACACTACCAATCATTACTATCTTAAGGTACTTACCTGTCATAAACTTCATCCCCATTTCTATTTCCTCATCGGTATTACCTTGTTGTATCATACGCTCGCGGGCTGCTTCTATCGCCTTGTCTACCATTTCAGGGAAAATATAAAATGAGAGCAATGCCCAAGCTACTCCAATGATCGTAATTATAGCTACTGCTTTGAAGCAGCTACTGAATGTTTGTCCAAAAGTGACATAACCATTATTAGCTTTTGAAAAAGCATTAGCGTTTAATATCAAACCTAGAAGAAAAGGTAAATAAACTACATACTGGGTCCAGCTTTCAAACGATAGATCTAAAACATATAGTATTAAACCTATTACCATCATTGCTAGTCCTGTGATAAGACCGTACTGCTTATGTGTCTGTTTTAACTCCATGGTTTTCTTAATTATTTATGTGTACTTGTTGCTGATTTATAATACCAATAACCCTACCCGGCAGCTCTTTGCCAATATACGGGTTGTTTTTTACCGCAGATCGTAAGGTGTTGCTCGAAAACACCTCACTACCTTCAGTAGTAAAAATAGTGATTTCTGCGGTAGCTCCTTTTTCAATAGTTGCAGTAGCAAGCCCAAATATCTTTCTAGGCTGTATTGCCAATGCTTCTACCAAACGTTCTTGTGTTACTTTATCCTTCAGCCCGCTCAAAGCTACTCCTAAAGTAACTTCCTGAACATTCATGCCATCTGCTGCATAGTCAAACTCTCGTGTTTTGGCATCCCAGTCTTGCGGACGATGATGTGAAGCAATGCAGTCAATAGTACCTTCTGCCAAACCTTTAACCAAAGCTTTCCTATCTCCTTCGGAACGCAAAGGTGGCATCACTTTATACATACTATTATAGGTTCTTAACGATTCATCCGTTAGCGCCAAATGGTATGGCGTTACCGAACAGGTGATGTTCAATCCTTCTTTCTTAGCAGCCTTTATCATGGCAACACTTTCGGCAGAAGAAATGCCAGTAACATGTAATCTAGAACCTGTATATCTTAATAATTCTATATCTCTGT
Protein-coding sequences here:
- a CDS encoding DUF4199 domain-containing protein; translation: MELKQTHKQYGLITGLAMMVIGLILYVLDLSFESWTQYVVYLPFLLGLILNANAFSKANNGYVTFGQTFSSCFKAVAIITIIGVAWALLSFYIFPEMVDKAIEAARERMIQQGNTDEEIEMGMKFMTGKYLKIVMIGSVMLMYMIVGAIFSLIAAATAKKNGPMPPSMQAE